The Mya arenaria isolate MELC-2E11 chromosome 16, ASM2691426v1 genome includes a window with the following:
- the LOC128221591 gene encoding uncharacterized protein LOC128221591: MIRNLKPSEIFYSQDSINNVFDRRSQHWNIRIGETLDDICDGRCSVLSIPLIAVKSEGEKWVTADNRRLWLFKQLERLGKIETINVYIIEYIPPAKMTSNNGGVSIRVRGAPGGRWYLEPDKLSKQKEQKTYLLNAHSGSVTTNLRNTNRRPTTACSETNKNNIDSLLEKSSFMYKPSSANQYVQDVLPKQRNLAIIREDEGHNKRENKPSPTARQSVHDESLKPCTNAIARKYDGHNRLADKQSSTASQSVNDELLKLRTNAIVRKDDSHNSLADKQTSTASQSVLDKLLKQRTRAFNREDDIIHKRAFKQSFAASQSVNDELLKLRTNAIVRKDDSHNSLADKQTSTASQSVLDKLLKQRTRAFNREDDIIHKRAFKQSFAASHSVYDVSRNQRTHQFAREDESHSTMTNKQSPTYIPAVNDKRQSHTIARKDDSNNRRAFRQTCAANHSVHDESLTCASPREDDSFIRRRVKNSSSASQSVHDELLKQRTRAIYMEDDIIQRRAFKQSYAASHFVHEKIPNRLARANVRKDDSHNRRAEKQSSSASKYVQDDLFSAYPINSS, from the exons ATGATCCGTAATTTAAAGCcatctgaaatattttactcACAGGATTCAATCAACAATGTATTTGATAGAAGGTCACAACACTGGAACATACGGATTGGTGAAACTCTGGATGATATTTGTGATGGGAG ATGCAGCGTCCTGTCAATACCTCTAATTGCCGTAAAGTCAGAAGGCGAAAAATGGGTAACAGCGGACAACCGTCGACTGTGGTTATTCAAACAACTAGAGCGTCTCGGAAAAATAGAAACGATCAACGTGTATATAATCGAGTACATACCACCGGCGAAAATGACGTCAAATAACGGTGGAGTGTCCATAAGGGTGAGAGGGGCGCCTGGTGGGCGGTGGTATTTGGAACCCGATAAGCTGTCAAAACAAAAGGAACAGAAGACTTATCTACTCAATGCACATTCAGGGAGTGTAACAACTAATTTGCGTAACACGAACAGGCGTCCAACAACAGCTTGTTCTGaaacaaataagaataatatTGATTCATTGCTTGAGAAAAGCTCATTCATGTATAAACCCTCGTCTGCAAACCAATACGTACAAGACGTTTTACCAAAACAACGTAACCTCGCTATCATCCGAGAAGATGAGGGCCataataaaagagaaaacaagCCTTCCCCTACAGCAAGACAATCCGTACATGACGAATCACTTAAACCATGTACCAACGCTATCGCCCGAAAATACGACGGCCACAACAGATTGGCAGACAAACAATCCTCTACAGCAAGCCAATCCGTAAATGACGAATTACTAAAACTACGTACCAACGCTATTGTCCGAAAAGACGACAGCCACAACAGCTTGGCAGACAAACAAACCTCTACAGCAAGCCAATCCGTACTTGACAAATTACTAAAACAACGTACCCGCGCTTTCAACAGAGAAGACGACATCATTCACAAGAGGGCATTCAAACAATCCTTCGCAGCAAGCCAATCCGTAAATGACGAATTACTAAAACTACGTACCAACGCTATTGTCCGAAAAGACGACAGCCACAACAGCTTGGCAGACAAACAAACCTCTACAGCAAGCCAATCCGTACTTGACAAATTACTAAAACAACGTACCCGCGCTTTCAACAGAGAAGACGACATCATTCACAAGAGGGCATTCAAACAATCCTTCGCAGCAAGCCACTCCGTATATGACGTATCACGTAATCAACGTACCCATCAATTCGCCCGAGAAGACGAGAGTCATAGTACaatgacaaacaaacaatcCCCTACATATATCCCAGCCGTAAATGACAAACGACAAAGCCACACTATCGCCCGAAAGGACGACAGCAACAACAGAAGGGCATTTAGACAAACATGTGCAGCAAACCACTCTGTACATGACGAATCACTTACTTGCGCTTCCCCCCGAGAAGACGACAGCTTTATCAGAAGGCGTGTAAAAAACTCCTCTTCAGCAAGCCAATCCGTTCATGACGAGTTACTGAAGCAACGTACTCGAGCTATCTACATGGAAGACGATATTATTCAAAGAAGGGCATTTAAACAATCATATGCAGCAAGCCACTTCGTACATGAAAAAATACCTAATCGACTTGCCCGTGCTAATGTCCGAAAAGACGACAGCCACAACAGAAGAGCAGAAAAGCAATCCTCTTCAGCAAGCAAATACGTACAGGACGACCTCTTCTCAGCATACCCAATCAATAGCTCGTAA